A genomic region of Pongo pygmaeus isolate AG05252 chromosome 7, NHGRI_mPonPyg2-v2.0_pri, whole genome shotgun sequence contains the following coding sequences:
- the NRBP2 gene encoding nuclear receptor-binding protein 2 isoform X1, with the protein MAAPEPAPRRAREREREREDESEDESDILEESPCGRWQKRREQVNQGNMPGLQSTFLAMDTEEGVEVVWNELHFGDRKAFAAHEEKIQTVFEQLVLVDHPNIVKLHKYWLDTSEACARVIFITEYVSSGSLKQFLKKTKKNHKAMNARAWKRWCTQILSALSFLHACSPPIIHGNLTSDTIFIQHNGLIKIGSVWHRIFSNALPDNLRSPIRAEREELRNLHFFPPEYGEVADGTAVDIFSFGMCALEMAVLEIQTNGDTRVTEEAIARARHSLSDPNMREFILCCLARDPAHRPSAHSLLFHRVLFEVHSLKLLAAHCFIQHQYLMPENVVEEKTKAMDLHAVLAELPRPRRPPLQWRYSEVSFMELDKFLEDVRNGIYPLMNFAVTRPLGLPRVLAPPPEEVQKAKTPTPEPFDSETRKVIQMQCNLERSEDKARWHLTLLLVLEDRLHRQLTYDLLPSRLGRGPGRRAVTPGGGWHIGLMPRLTPLPQRTAPRTSPRSSCTTASSTRCAGRCGAAWRRGRAGQAVPLHPPCLPPSAGRPDEAGRLPGEHLPQVPWDPGLTRSPSPRGPCRGAAWAGNVRETPAPRGCPPSCAWEHKGPGSEGTPAS; encoded by the exons ATGGCGGCCCCGGAGCCGGCGCCGAGGCGGGCCCGGGAACGGGAGCGGGAGCGGGAGGACGAGAGCGAGGACGAGAGCGACATCCTGGAGGAGAGCCCGTGTGGTCGCTGGCAAAAGCGACGGGAGCAG GTAAACCAGGGGAACATGCCAGGGCTTCAGAGCACCTTCCTAGCCATGGACACGGAGGAGGGGGTAGAGGTGGTGTGGAACGAGCTCCACTTCGGAGACAGGAAGGCCTTTGCCGCGCACGAG gaGAAGATCCAGACCGTGTTCGAGCAGCTGGTGCTGGTGGACCACCCCAACATCGTGAAGTTGCACAAGTACTGGCTGGATACTTCTGAGGCCTGCGCGAGG GTCATCTTCATCACAGAGTACGTGTCATCAGGCAGCCTCAAGCAATTCCTCAAAAAGACCAAGAAGAACCACAAGGCCATGAACGCCCGG GCCTGGAAGCGCTGGTGCACGCAGATCCTGTCTGCGCTCAG CTTCCTGCACGCCTGCAGCCCCCCGATCATCCACGGGAACCTGACCAGCGACACCATCTTCATTCAGCACAACGGCCTCATCAAGATCGGCTCCG TGTGGCATCGAATCTTCTCCAATG CGCTTCCAGATAATCTCCGAAGCCCCATCCGCGCTGAGCGAGAGGAACTTCGGAACCTGCACTTCTTCCCCCCAGAGTACGGCG AGGTGGCCGATGGGACCGCTGTGGACATCTTCTCCTTTGGGATGTGTGCGCTGGAG ATGGCTGTACTGGAAATCCAGACCAACGGGGACACCCGGGTCACAGAGGAGGCCATTGCTCGCGCCAGGCACTCGCTGAGTGACCCCAACATGCGG GAGTTCATCCTTTGCTGCCTGGCCCGGGACCCTGCCCACCGGCCTTCTGCCCACAGCCTCCTCTTCCACCGCGTGCTCTTCGAGGTGCACTCGCTGAAGCTCCTGGCAGCCCACTGCTTTATCCAGCACCAGT ACCTCATGCCTGAGAATGTGGTGGAGGAGAAGACCAAGGCCATGGACCTGCACGCGGTCTTGGCGGAGCTTCCCCGGCCCCGCAGGCCCCCGCTGCAGTGGCG GTACTCGGAAGTCTCCTTCATGGAACTGGACAAATTCCTGGAGGATGTCAG GAATGGGATCTACCCACTGATGAACTTTGCAGTTACTCGGCCCCTGGGGCTGCCCCGTGTGctggccccacccccagaggAGGTCCAAAAGGCCAAGACCCCGACGCCAGAGCCCTTTGACTCTGAGACCAGAAAG GTCATCCAGATGCAGTGCAACCTGGAGAGAAGCGAGGACAAGGCGCGCTGGCAT CTCACTCTGCTTCTGGTGCTGGAGGACCGGCTGCACCGGCAGCTGACCTACGACCTGCTCCCAAGTAGGCTGGGCAGGGGACCTGGGCGGCGGGCGGTGACCCCAGGCGGCGGGTGGCACATTGGCCTCATGCCTCGCCTTACGCCGTTGCCGCAGCGGACAGCGCCCAGGACCTCGCCTCGGAGCTCGTGCACTACGGCTTCCTCCACGAGGTGTGCTGGGCGGTGCGGCGCGGCCTGGCGGAGGGGGCGCGCGGGGCAGGCCGTGCCCCTCCATCCCCCATGCCTCCCTCCTTCCGCAGGACGACCGGATGAAGCTGGCCGCCTTCCTGGAGAGCACCTTCCTCAAGTACCGTGGGACCCAGGCCTGACCCGGAGCCCCAGCCCCAGGGGACCATGCCGGGGTGCTGCCTGGGCAGGCAATGTTAGGGAGACCCCAGCACCGCGGGGCTGCCCTCCTTCATGTGCCTGGGAGCACAAAGGCCCCGGTAGTGAAGGAACCCCCGCCTCCTGA
- the NRBP2 gene encoding nuclear receptor-binding protein 2 isoform X2, with translation MAAPEPAPRRAREREREREDESEDESDILEESPCGRWQKRREQVNQGNMPGLQSTFLAMDTEEGVEVVWNELHFGDRKAFAAHEEKIQTVFEQLVLVDHPNIVKLHKYWLDTSEACARVIFITEYVSSGSLKQFLKKTKKNHKAMNARAWKRWCTQILSALSFLHACSPPIIHGNLTSDTIFIQHNGLIKIGSVWHRIFSNALPDNLRSPIRAEREELRNLHFFPPEYGEVADGTAVDIFSFGMCALEMAVLEIQTNGDTRVTEEAIARARHSLSDPNMREFILCCLARDPAHRPSAHSLLFHRVLFEVHSLKLLAAHCFIQHQYLMPENVVEEKTKAMDLHAVLAELPRPRRPPLQWRYSEVSFMELDKFLEDVRNGIYPLMNFAVTRPLGLPRVLAPPPEEVQKAKTPTPEPFDSETRKVIQMQCNLERSEDKARWHLTLLLVLEDRLHRQLTYDLLPRRPDEAGRLPGEHLPQVPWDPGLTRSPSPRGPCRGAAWAGNVRETPAPRGCPPSCAWEHKGPGSEGTPAS, from the exons ATGGCGGCCCCGGAGCCGGCGCCGAGGCGGGCCCGGGAACGGGAGCGGGAGCGGGAGGACGAGAGCGAGGACGAGAGCGACATCCTGGAGGAGAGCCCGTGTGGTCGCTGGCAAAAGCGACGGGAGCAG GTAAACCAGGGGAACATGCCAGGGCTTCAGAGCACCTTCCTAGCCATGGACACGGAGGAGGGGGTAGAGGTGGTGTGGAACGAGCTCCACTTCGGAGACAGGAAGGCCTTTGCCGCGCACGAG gaGAAGATCCAGACCGTGTTCGAGCAGCTGGTGCTGGTGGACCACCCCAACATCGTGAAGTTGCACAAGTACTGGCTGGATACTTCTGAGGCCTGCGCGAGG GTCATCTTCATCACAGAGTACGTGTCATCAGGCAGCCTCAAGCAATTCCTCAAAAAGACCAAGAAGAACCACAAGGCCATGAACGCCCGG GCCTGGAAGCGCTGGTGCACGCAGATCCTGTCTGCGCTCAG CTTCCTGCACGCCTGCAGCCCCCCGATCATCCACGGGAACCTGACCAGCGACACCATCTTCATTCAGCACAACGGCCTCATCAAGATCGGCTCCG TGTGGCATCGAATCTTCTCCAATG CGCTTCCAGATAATCTCCGAAGCCCCATCCGCGCTGAGCGAGAGGAACTTCGGAACCTGCACTTCTTCCCCCCAGAGTACGGCG AGGTGGCCGATGGGACCGCTGTGGACATCTTCTCCTTTGGGATGTGTGCGCTGGAG ATGGCTGTACTGGAAATCCAGACCAACGGGGACACCCGGGTCACAGAGGAGGCCATTGCTCGCGCCAGGCACTCGCTGAGTGACCCCAACATGCGG GAGTTCATCCTTTGCTGCCTGGCCCGGGACCCTGCCCACCGGCCTTCTGCCCACAGCCTCCTCTTCCACCGCGTGCTCTTCGAGGTGCACTCGCTGAAGCTCCTGGCAGCCCACTGCTTTATCCAGCACCAGT ACCTCATGCCTGAGAATGTGGTGGAGGAGAAGACCAAGGCCATGGACCTGCACGCGGTCTTGGCGGAGCTTCCCCGGCCCCGCAGGCCCCCGCTGCAGTGGCG GTACTCGGAAGTCTCCTTCATGGAACTGGACAAATTCCTGGAGGATGTCAG GAATGGGATCTACCCACTGATGAACTTTGCAGTTACTCGGCCCCTGGGGCTGCCCCGTGTGctggccccacccccagaggAGGTCCAAAAGGCCAAGACCCCGACGCCAGAGCCCTTTGACTCTGAGACCAGAAAG GTCATCCAGATGCAGTGCAACCTGGAGAGAAGCGAGGACAAGGCGCGCTGGCAT CTCACTCTGCTTCTGGTGCTGGAGGACCGGCTGCACCGGCAGCTGACCTACGACCTGCTCCCAA GACGACCGGATGAAGCTGGCCGCCTTCCTGGAGAGCACCTTCCTCAAGTACCGTGGGACCCAGGCCTGACCCGGAGCCCCAGCCCCAGGGGACCATGCCGGGGTGCTGCCTGGGCAGGCAATGTTAGGGAGACCCCAGCACCGCGGGGCTGCCCTCCTTCATGTGCCTGGGAGCACAAAGGCCCCGGTAGTGAAGGAACCCCCGCCTCCTGA
- the NRBP2 gene encoding nuclear receptor-binding protein 2 isoform X3, which translates to MAAPEPAPRRAREREREREDESEDESDILEESPCGRWQKRREQVNQGNMPGLQSTFLAMDTEEGVEVVWNELHFGDRKAFAAHEEKIQTVFEQLVLVDHPNIVKLHKYWLDTSEACARVIFITEYVSSGSLKQFLKKTKKNHKAMNARAWKRWCTQILSALSFLHACSPPIIHGNLTSDTIFIQHNGLIKIGSVWHRIFSNALPDNLRSPIRAEREELRNLHFFPPEYGEVADGTAVDIFSFGMCALEMAVLEIQTNGDTRVTEEAIARARHSLSDPNMREFILCCLARDPAHRPSAHSLLFHRVLFEVHSLKLLAAHCFIQHQYLMPENVVEEKTKAMDLHAVLAELPRPRRPPLQWRYSEVSFMELDKFLEDVRNGIYPLMNFAVTRPLGLPRVLAPPPEEVQKAKTPTPEPFDSETRKVIQMQCNLERSEDKARWHLTLLLVLEDRLHRQLTYDLLPTDSAQDLASELVHYGFLHEDDRMKLAAFLESTFLKYRGTQA; encoded by the exons ATGGCGGCCCCGGAGCCGGCGCCGAGGCGGGCCCGGGAACGGGAGCGGGAGCGGGAGGACGAGAGCGAGGACGAGAGCGACATCCTGGAGGAGAGCCCGTGTGGTCGCTGGCAAAAGCGACGGGAGCAG GTAAACCAGGGGAACATGCCAGGGCTTCAGAGCACCTTCCTAGCCATGGACACGGAGGAGGGGGTAGAGGTGGTGTGGAACGAGCTCCACTTCGGAGACAGGAAGGCCTTTGCCGCGCACGAG gaGAAGATCCAGACCGTGTTCGAGCAGCTGGTGCTGGTGGACCACCCCAACATCGTGAAGTTGCACAAGTACTGGCTGGATACTTCTGAGGCCTGCGCGAGG GTCATCTTCATCACAGAGTACGTGTCATCAGGCAGCCTCAAGCAATTCCTCAAAAAGACCAAGAAGAACCACAAGGCCATGAACGCCCGG GCCTGGAAGCGCTGGTGCACGCAGATCCTGTCTGCGCTCAG CTTCCTGCACGCCTGCAGCCCCCCGATCATCCACGGGAACCTGACCAGCGACACCATCTTCATTCAGCACAACGGCCTCATCAAGATCGGCTCCG TGTGGCATCGAATCTTCTCCAATG CGCTTCCAGATAATCTCCGAAGCCCCATCCGCGCTGAGCGAGAGGAACTTCGGAACCTGCACTTCTTCCCCCCAGAGTACGGCG AGGTGGCCGATGGGACCGCTGTGGACATCTTCTCCTTTGGGATGTGTGCGCTGGAG ATGGCTGTACTGGAAATCCAGACCAACGGGGACACCCGGGTCACAGAGGAGGCCATTGCTCGCGCCAGGCACTCGCTGAGTGACCCCAACATGCGG GAGTTCATCCTTTGCTGCCTGGCCCGGGACCCTGCCCACCGGCCTTCTGCCCACAGCCTCCTCTTCCACCGCGTGCTCTTCGAGGTGCACTCGCTGAAGCTCCTGGCAGCCCACTGCTTTATCCAGCACCAGT ACCTCATGCCTGAGAATGTGGTGGAGGAGAAGACCAAGGCCATGGACCTGCACGCGGTCTTGGCGGAGCTTCCCCGGCCCCGCAGGCCCCCGCTGCAGTGGCG GTACTCGGAAGTCTCCTTCATGGAACTGGACAAATTCCTGGAGGATGTCAG GAATGGGATCTACCCACTGATGAACTTTGCAGTTACTCGGCCCCTGGGGCTGCCCCGTGTGctggccccacccccagaggAGGTCCAAAAGGCCAAGACCCCGACGCCAGAGCCCTTTGACTCTGAGACCAGAAAG GTCATCCAGATGCAGTGCAACCTGGAGAGAAGCGAGGACAAGGCGCGCTGGCAT CTCACTCTGCTTCTGGTGCTGGAGGACCGGCTGCACCGGCAGCTGACCTACGACCTGCTCCCAA CGGACAGCGCCCAGGACCTCGCCTCGGAGCTCGTGCACTACGGCTTCCTCCACGAG GACGACCGGATGAAGCTGGCCGCCTTCCTGGAGAGCACCTTCCTCAAGTACCGTGGGACCCAGGCCTGA